In Solea senegalensis isolate Sse05_10M linkage group LG18, IFAPA_SoseM_1, whole genome shotgun sequence, a single window of DNA contains:
- the LOC122759714 gene encoding E3 ubiquitin/ISG15 ligase TRIM25-like, translated as MAQQRNPLEREQLCCSICLDLLKDPGSLHCGHSYCMNCIKNHWDKEDEKRIYSCPQCRKTFTPRPELMKNTILADLVEELKKTGLHAAPAHHCYAGAEDVACDVCTGRKCKALKSCLVCLVSYCEEHLQPHYLSPAFKMHKLVEPSKNLQENICPRHNEVMKMFCRTDQQCICYLCSVDEHKDHDTVTAAAESTQKQRELDLSREEVQQRLQDIDKDMKVLQQEVEALTLSADKAVKDTNKTFTEMMRLLQKRNSDVEQQIRSKLETEVSRVKDLQEKLQQEITELKKREAKLKQLSLTHDHNQFLLNYCSLSALSPSTHSSTINVRPLGHFENVTAAVAKVRGQLQNFLTETWTNISLAVAEVDVLLTEPEPKTRAEFLRYSQEITLDPNTVNTRLLLSEGNRKVSFTKHPFHHTDRFTGIYPQVLSKECLTGRCYWEVEWRGKEVCVAVTYTDISRSAHECKFGYNDKSWSLYYWRNNCEFVHNSIQTYVSGDLSSRVGVYLDHRAGLLSFYSISDTMTLLHRVQTTFTQPLYAGVQFYPHFGSTAEFCKLK; from the coding sequence ATGGCGCAGCAAAGAAATCCGCTGGAGCGAGAGCAATTGTGCTGTTCGATCTGTTTGGATCTTCTGAAGGATCCGGGGAGTCTTCACTGTGGACACAGCTACTGTATGAACTGCATCAAAAACCACTGGGACAAAGAGGATGAGAAGAGGATctacagctgccctcagtgtAGAAAGACCTTCACACCGAGGCCTGAACTGATGAAAAACACCATATTAGCAGATTTAGTGGAGGAACTGAAGAAGACTGGACTCCACGCTGCTCCTGCTCATCACTGctatgctggagctgaagatgtggcctGTGACGTCTGCACTGGCAGGAAATGTAAAGCTCTCAagtcctgtttggtttgtttggtctcttactgtgaggaacatctccagcctcatTATCTATCACCTGCATTTAAGATGCACAAGCTGGTGGAGCCCTCCAAGAACCTCCAGGAGAACATCTGCCCTCGTCACAAtgaggtgatgaagatgttctGCCGCACTGATCAGCAGTGTATctgttatctctgctctgtggacgaGCATAAAGACCATGACACggtcacagctgcagcagagagcacgcagaagcagagagagctggatcTGAGTCGAGAAgaagtccagcagagactccaggACATAGACAAAGACATGAAGGTGCTTCAACAGGAGGTGGaggctctcactctctctgctgataaagcCGTGAAGGACACTAACAAGACCTTCACTGAGATGATGCGTCTCCTGCAGAAAAGAAACTCTGACGTGgagcagcagatcagatccaagctggaaactgaagtgagTCGAGTCAAAGATCTTCAGGAGAAGCTTCAGCAGGAgatcactgagctgaagaagagagaagctaaactgaagcagctctcactcacacatgaccacaaccagtttctcctcaactaCTGCTCACTGTCAGCACTCAGTCCATCGACACACTCGTCCACCATCAACGTCCGTCCTCTGGGACACTTTGAGAACGTGACAGCGGCTGtggcaaaggtcagaggtcaactgcAGAACTTCCTGACCGAGACATGGACAAACATCTCACTGGCTGTGGCTGAAGTAGATGTTTTACTGACAGAACCAGAGCCAAAGACCAGAGCTGAATTCCTCAGATATTCACAGGAAATCAcactggatccaaacacagtaaacacacgGCTGTTATTATCTGAGGGGAACAGAAAAGTAAGCTTCACGAAACATCCGTttcatcacacagacagattcactGGTATTTATCCTCAGGTCCTGAGTAAAGAGTGTCTGACTGGACGttgttactgggaggtggagtggagaggaaaagaagtTTGTGTAGCAGTGACGTACACGGACATCAGCAGATCAGCACATGAATGTAAATTTGGATACAATGACAAATCTTGGAGTTTATATTATTGGAGAAACAATTGTGAGTTTGTTCACAACAGTATCCAGACTTACGTCTCAGGTGATTTGTCCTCCAGAGTAGGAGTTTACCTGGACCACAGAGcaggtcttctgtccttctacagcatctctgacaccatgactctgctccacagagtccagaccacgtTCACTCAGCCTCTCTATGCTGGAGTCCAGTTTTATCCTCATTTTGGAAGCACAGCTGAGTTCTGTAAACTCAAATAG